The Tiliqua scincoides isolate rTilSci1 unplaced genomic scaffold, rTilSci1.hap2 HAP2_SCAFFOLD_169, whole genome shotgun sequence genome window below encodes:
- the LOC136635957 gene encoding LOW QUALITY PROTEIN: large ribosomal subunit assembly factor BipA-like (The sequence of the model RefSeq protein was modified relative to this genomic sequence to represent the inferred CDS: inserted 1 base in 1 codon) translates to MSSSHNSVRNLAIVAHVDHGKTTLLDSMLKQSGALRDNQEVVERVMDSNDLERERGITILAKCTAIMWQDHKINVIDTPGHADFGGEVERVLSMADGVLLLVDAAEGPMPQTKFVLLKALRAGLLPIVVVNKVDRTDSRVSEVLDEIYELFINLNATSEQLDFPXLYASGRSGWCVNDLSEDKKDLSPLFNAILGYMKPAQYDCEAPFSMLLTLLESDKFLGRVLTGKVYQGKARINSQVKVLNLAGEVIESGRLTKLLSFSGLKRVPVEEAEAGDIIAVAGLEKASVSDSIVDVSVNDPIPSTPVDPPTMAVTIGVNDSPLAGTEGTKLTSTVIKGRLLSEAETNVAITVKEGERSDSYEVGGRGELQLGVLIESMRREGFELSVSRPRVLFKKEGSTLLEPIEEVIIDVDEEFSGIIMEKLNFRKADMQDMSPSGNGRVKMVFLIPSRGLIGYHGEFLTDSRGTGVMNRLFHGYAPHKGDIPGRVNGVLISTGQGEAVAYAIFNLQERGWMFIKPQEKVYGGMIVGLHNRNNDIEVNVLKGKHLTNIRAAGSDEAVRLVPPKLMTLEEMIGFINDDELVECTPKSVRLRKRFLDPNERKRFARSTKGN, encoded by the exons ATGTCTAGTAGCCACAATTCTGTCCGTAATCTAGCTATTGTCGCTCACGTTGACCATGGCAAAACCACGCTTCTAGATAGCATGCTCAAGCAAAGTGGTGCCCTGAGAGACAATCAGGAAGTTGTTGAAAGGGTGATGGATAGTAATGACCTAGAGCGTGAAAGGGGGATTACCATTCTTGCGAAGTGTACCGCAATTATGTGGCAGGACCACAAAATCAATGTGATAGATACTCCTGGGCACGCAGATTTTGGTGGTGAGGTAGAGAGAGTACTCTCTATGGCAGATGGGGTATTACTTCTTGTAGATGCTGCGGAAGGTCCCATGCCGCAGACTAAGTTTGTACTGCTGAAAGCGTTAAGAGCAGGTCTTTTACCCATAGTTGTGGTTAATAAGGTAGACCGCACGGATAGTAGGGTGAGTGAAGTATTGGATGAGATTTATGAGTTATTCATTAATCTGAATGCAACAAGTGAACAGCTGGATTTTC TGTTGTACGCTTCTGGAAGGAGTGGGTGGTGTGTAAACGATTTATCAGAGGATAAGAAAGATTTATCACCTCTGTTTAATGCAATTTTGGGATATATGAAACCGGCGCAATACGACTGCGAGGCTCCCTTCAGCATGCTTCTTACCCTTTTGGAGTCAGATAAGTTTCTGGGTAGGGTTCTGACCGGCAAGGTTTATCAGGGCAAGGCCAGAATTAACTCTCAGGTTAAAGTATTAAACTTGGCAGGGGAGGTGATTGAAAGTGGGAGGCTCACCAAGCTCCTTTCCTTTTCTGGGTTGAAGAGAGTACCTGTTGAAGAGGCGGAAGCTGGGGATATCATAGCAGTAGCCGGACTTGAGAAAGCCTCGGTTTCGGATAGTATAGTCGATGTTTCAGTAAATGATCCCATACCATCTACTCCGGTTGATCCACCCACGATGGCAGTTACCATTGGTGTAAATGACTCACCTCTCGCGGGAACCGAGGGTACTAAGCTTACTTCTACAGTAATTAAGGGTAGGCTACTGTCTGAAGCTGAGACCAATGTTGCAATTACGGTTaaagaaggagagaggagtgattCCTACGAGGTTGGTGGTAGAGGGGAACTTCAGCTTGGCGTGCTGATTGAATCCATGAGACGGGAAGGGTTTGAGCTTTCTGTATCACGACCACGTGTGTTGTTTAAGAAGGAAGGCTCCACGCTATTAGAACCTATAGAAGAGGTTATCATAGATGTTGATGAGGAATTCAGCGGCATCATAATGGAGAAATTAAATTTCCGCAAGGCGGATATGCAAGATATGTCTCCTTCTGGGAATGGTagggtgaaaatggttttcttAATTCCATCTAGGGGGCTTATAGGCTACCACGGGGAGTTTCTTACTGATTCCAGAGGTACTGGGGTTATGAACCGTTTATTTCATGGTTATGCACCGCATAAAGGTGATATCCCAGGTAGAGTTAATGGTGTTTTGATCTCCACTGGTCAGGGTGAGGCGGTAGCGTATGCCATTTTCAACCTACAGGAAAGGGGTTGGATGTTTATCAAACCGCAAGAGAAGGTTTATGGTGGGATGATAGTAGGGCTACATAATAGGAATAACGACATAGAAGTCAATGTTCTGAAGGGGAAACATTTGACGAACATCAGGGCTGCAGGCTCCGATGAAGCAGTGAGGTTAGTTCCTCCGAAGTTGATGACTTTGGAAGAAATGATAGGGTTCATCAACGACGATGAACTGGTTGAGTGTACACCAAAATCTGTGAGATTAAGAAAGAGATTTTTAGATCCCAATGAACGCAAGAGATTCGCAAGATCGACTAAAGGCAATTAA
- the LOC136635958 gene encoding LOW QUALITY PROTEIN: ATP-dependent Clp protease ATP-binding subunit ClpA-like (The sequence of the model RefSeq protein was modified relative to this genomic sequence to represent the inferred CDS: inserted 1 base in 1 codon), translating into MSMVINQNIYEVRPSAVFEKVVHRAIIHAHASGKDEINGVNVLAEIFLEKDSYSVSFLSEHNVKYIDVVSFISSRDYQDEGYEKQDLTREMDLAKKKGMVTFPNVAKEGISKDGESLEAYCVNLNALAKEGKIDYVIGRQYEQERTIEVLLRRRKNNPLYVGDSGVGKTAIVEGLALRIIEGNVVEQLKLVEIYSLDMGALLAGTRYRGDFEERIKGVIKAIENKKNAVLFIDEIHTIIGAGSTSGSPLDASNLLKPALXRGSIRCIGATTYKEYSSNFEKDRALVRRYQKINVEGSTVEETVKILDGIKSYYEIYHDVHYTSQAVRYAAELSDRYISERMLPDKAVDVLDEAGVYGKLRATSTGVGKVVTGEDIETIVSRITEIPCDNLLASDLHKVQCLEDNLKKVIFGQDEAISQVVDAIRIAKAGLRDRQKPLASYLFAGPTGVGKTELVKQLAQHMGMKLIRFDMSEYMEAHTVARMIGSPPGYVGYDQGGLLTDVIARNQYSVLLLDEIEKAHSSVYNVLLQIMDYGYITDTYGRKVSFRNVVIMLTTNAGAVEFSRNAVGFDRSRNFHVGSEHKTMEKIFGPEFCNRLDAVVSFSYLSTDVMEKVVNKFIGELQEQLLKKGVEISIDAASLAFLAKVGQEQDYGARRVQSIIAERIKKHLALEMLFGKLKQGGRVEIRLDPERADFIYEFFEKSVDGVL; encoded by the exons ATGTCTATGGTGATAAACCAAAATATATACGAGGTCAGACCTAGTGCAGTTTTTGAGAAGGTAGTGCACAGAGCGATCATTCATGCTCACGCTTCTGGAAAGGATGAGATTAATGGTGTGAATGTTTTAGCGGaaatttttttggaaaaagaCTCCTATAGCGTTTCTTTCTTAAGCGAGCACAATGTCAAGTATATTGACGTGGTCAGTTTTATTTCGAGTCGCGACTACCAGGATGAAGGTTACGAGAAGCAGGATTTGACTAGGGAAATGGATCTCGCAAAGAAGAAGGGAATGGTTACGTTTCCTAATGTTGCAAAGGAGGGAATATCCAAGGATGGTGAAAGTTTGGAGGCGTATTGCGTTAATCTCAATGCACTAGCTAAAGAGGGAAAGATAGACTACGTCATTGGCAGGCAGTACGAGCAGGAAAGGACAATTGAGGTTTTATTACGTAGAAGGAAGAATAATCCTTTATATGTTGGAGATTCTGGAGTTGGAAAAACTGCTATAGTGGAGGGGTTAGCGCTGCGGATTATTGAAGGCAATGTGGTTGAACAGCTGAAGTTAGTGGAAATATACTCTTTGGATATGGGAGCTCTGTTGGCCGGTACCAGATATCGAGGAGATTTTGAGGAGAGGATCAAGGGAGTCATTAAGGCCATAGAGAACAAAAAGAACGCGGTGTTGTTCATTGATGAGATACACACCATAATTGGTGCTGGGTCAACAAGCGGTAGCCCGCTGGATGCTAGCAATTTACTCAAACCTGCGC GCCGTGGATCTATAAGGTGTATAGGTGCCACGACATACAAAGAGTATAGCAGCAACTTTGAAAAGGATCGCGCTTTGGTAAGGAGATATCAGAAAATCAACGTTGAAGGATCCACTGTTGAGGAGACAGTTAAGATACTGGATGGAATAAAGTCCTACTACGAAATTTATCACGATGTTCACTATACCAGCCAGGCGGTTAGGTATGCAGCAGAATTGTCGGACAGGTATATATCGGAGAGAATGCTTCCTGATAAGGCAGTTGATGTTCTAGATGAAGCAGGGGTTTACGGTAAACTTCGAGCCACTTCTACCGGCGTTGGAAAGGTAGTGACGGGCGAAGATATAGAGACTATTGTTTCTAGGATTACTGAGATACCGTGTGATAATTTATTGGCAAGTGACTTGCATAAGGTGCAATGTCTGGAGGATAATCTAAAAAAAGTAATTTTTGGACAGGATGAAGCGATATCTCAAGTTGTAGACGCAATTAGGATTGCCAAAGCTGGTCTCAGAGACCGACAAAAACCATTAGCTAGCTATTTATTCGCAGGTCCAACCGGGGTAGGAAAAACAGAGCTGGTAAAACAGCTGGCGCAACATATGGGCATGAAGCTAATCAGGTTTGATATGTCCGAATATATGGAGGCTCATACTGTTGCCAGGATGATAGGCTCGCCTCCAGGATATGTTGGATATGATCAAGGAGGGCTTCTAACAGATGTTATAGCGCGCAATCAATACAGTGTACTTTTGTTAGACGAAATTGAGAAAGCACATAGTAGCGTGTACAACGTGTTGCTTCAAATAATGGACTATGGATATATTACGGATACATACGGTAGAAAGGTTAGCTTCCGTAACGTTGTCATAATGCTAACTACTAATGCAGGTGCCGTAGAGTTTAGCAGGAATGCTGTCGGTTTTGACCGAAGTCGCAATTTCCACGTTGGTAGCGAGCACAAAACTATGGAGAAAATCTTTGGTCCGGAGTTTTGTAATCGCTTGGATGCAGTAGTTTCATTCTCGTATCTGAGCACTGATGTTATGGAAAAGGTAGTAAATAAATTTATAGGTGAATTACAAGAGCAGCTGTTGAAAAAGGGTGTAGAAATTAGCATAGATGCAGCATCACTGGCATTTCTTGCAAAAGTAGGTCAAGAACAAGATTATGGGGCTAGAAGAGTACAAAGCATTATTGCTGAGAGAATAAAGAAGCACTTGGCGCTGGAAATGTTATTTGGAAAGTTGAAACAAGGGGGACGAGTAGAGATACGACTTGACCCAGAGCGTGCAGACTTCATATATGAATTTTTTGAGAAGTCTGTTGATGGTGTGCTGTGA